In Brevibacillus brevis, a genomic segment contains:
- the eutH gene encoding ethanolamine utilization protein EutH: protein MEHIGSVIIYIIMLCAVIGAVAAIRNSDEGLGKEFMEGLHSTGYIFVPAAGIMASLPYISWFVEKAVSPIFHAIGADPALAATAILASDMGGYQLANILKSSTEGWVMAMVVGLMAGATIVFSIPMGLAMLDKRDHKYMALGVMSGILTVPIGAFITSAILSLTNAQVRAEISTNADSTYAFAIGIGQVLLNLSPILIFVLVIAAGLRFLPDLMIRGFMIFGKVMDAGIKLVLVFSIVEHFTGLFSTLFGAWGFDPIIADPKDQYRALETAGYIGIMLAGAFPMVYLLRNYAAKPLEALGNKLGLSSTGSAGLLATIANILAMFRLVRSMPPKDKVINISFAVCSAFLLGDHLSFSANFQPNIILPVMLGKLGAGVIAIALSYWLSVPKALELEKQDRAAGIIGPDEYLDEKQPQAIAKEVAAAKEAAAANE, encoded by the coding sequence ATGGAACACATTGGTAGTGTCATCATTTACATTATTATGCTGTGTGCCGTCATAGGCGCTGTCGCTGCGATCCGCAACAGCGACGAGGGGCTTGGAAAGGAATTCATGGAAGGCTTGCACTCGACCGGGTATATCTTCGTGCCTGCAGCCGGTATCATGGCCTCCCTTCCCTATATTTCCTGGTTCGTCGAAAAGGCGGTGTCTCCCATTTTCCATGCCATCGGGGCGGATCCGGCTCTGGCCGCTACCGCGATTCTGGCGTCTGACATGGGCGGTTACCAGCTGGCCAACATCCTGAAGAGCTCGACCGAGGGCTGGGTCATGGCGATGGTCGTCGGGCTCATGGCCGGGGCAACGATCGTGTTCTCCATTCCGATGGGGCTGGCCATGCTCGACAAGCGCGACCACAAGTACATGGCGCTCGGCGTCATGTCCGGCATCTTGACGGTACCGATCGGCGCATTTATCACCAGCGCGATTCTTTCGCTGACCAATGCGCAGGTGCGGGCCGAGATTTCTACCAACGCGGATTCCACATACGCGTTTGCCATCGGCATCGGGCAAGTACTGCTGAACCTGTCGCCGATCTTGATCTTCGTCCTGGTCATCGCAGCCGGGCTGCGCTTTTTGCCTGACCTGATGATCCGCGGGTTCATGATCTTCGGGAAGGTGATGGATGCCGGAATCAAGCTCGTGCTCGTCTTCTCCATCGTGGAGCACTTCACTGGGCTCTTCTCTACCCTGTTCGGCGCCTGGGGATTCGATCCGATCATCGCCGATCCGAAAGACCAATACCGCGCACTGGAGACAGCCGGTTACATCGGAATCATGCTTGCCGGCGCTTTCCCGATGGTCTACTTGCTGCGCAACTACGCGGCCAAGCCTCTGGAAGCGCTGGGCAACAAGCTGGGGCTGAGCTCCACCGGAAGTGCCGGACTGCTGGCTACCATCGCCAACATTCTCGCCATGTTCCGTCTTGTTCGTTCGATGCCGCCGAAAGACAAGGTCATCAACATTTCCTTCGCCGTTTGTTCCGCATTCCTGCTGGGCGACCATCTGTCCTTCTCGGCCAACTTCCAGCCGAACATCATTTTGCCGGTGATGCTGGGCAAGCTGGGAGCCGGCGTGATTGCCATCGCGCTTTCGTACTGGCTGTCCGTACCGAAGGCTCTCGAGCTGGAAAAGCAAGACCGCGCCGCCGGGATCATCGGGCCGGATGAGTATCTGGATGAAAAGCAGCCGCAGGCTATCGCAAAAGAAGTGGCTGCCGCCAAAGAAGCAGCGGCTGCAAACGAATAA
- a CDS encoding cold-shock protein, whose protein sequence is MQTGTVKWFNAEKGYGFIAVEGGNDVFVHFSAITGEGFKTLEEGQRVEFNVVEGNRGPQAENVVKL, encoded by the coding sequence ATGCAAACAGGTACTGTAAAATGGTTCAACGCTGAAAAAGGCTACGGCTTCATCGCAGTTGAAGGCGGAAACGATGTATTCGTTCACTTCAGCGCAATCACAGGCGAAGGTTTCAAAACCCTCGAAGAAGGCCAACGCGTTGAATTCAACGTAGTAGAAGGCAACCGTGGACCACAAGCTGAGAACGTTGTAAAACTGTAA
- a CDS encoding futalosine hydrolase, whose protein sequence is MDAANKQMRVLVVTSVEAERDAVLRGLGEDSRFTVGIGGVGPMAAAARTARMLATSEPYDLVVCAGISGGFVGQAEVGSLVVSGEIVCADLGAETPEGFCSLDELGFGSATVPVDRELAARVTDALRAAGLPVKMGTVLTLSTVTGTAQTAEELARRMPGALAEAMEGYGVAVAAQEFGVPVLELRAVSNAIGPRDKSAWRIKEALAALEAASSVLREGLR, encoded by the coding sequence ATGGATGCGGCAAACAAACAAATGCGCGTGCTGGTCGTGACCTCGGTCGAGGCGGAGCGGGACGCGGTTTTGCGCGGGCTCGGCGAAGACAGCCGGTTTACGGTCGGCATCGGAGGAGTAGGGCCGATGGCGGCGGCAGCCCGGACAGCGAGAATGCTGGCGACTTCGGAACCGTACGATCTGGTGGTTTGCGCCGGAATCAGCGGCGGCTTCGTCGGTCAGGCGGAGGTCGGTTCGCTGGTCGTGTCCGGCGAGATTGTGTGCGCGGATCTCGGTGCGGAGACCCCGGAAGGCTTCTGCAGCCTGGACGAGCTGGGCTTCGGATCTGCTACGGTACCCGTGGATCGCGAGCTGGCCGCGCGTGTAACCGATGCTCTGCGGGCAGCGGGGCTGCCCGTGAAAATGGGAACAGTGCTCACTCTATCGACAGTGACCGGCACCGCCCAGACGGCGGAAGAACTTGCCAGACGGATGCCGGGGGCGTTGGCGGAAGCGATGGAAGGGTATGGCGTCGCTGTGGCGGCACAGGAATTCGGGGTGCCCGTTTTGGAACTGCGAGCGGTATCGAATGCGATTGGGCCGCGCGACAAGTCCGCTTGGCGGATTAAGGAGGCACTGGCTGCCTTGGAGGCTGCCAGCTCCGTATTACGGGAGGGATTACGATGA
- a CDS encoding 1,4-dihydroxy-6-naphthoate synthase: MKIAFSPCPNDTFVFHAWVHGLIPGAPELDVMYADIDITNHLAINTEGPEVMKISYAALPWVLNDYALIPCGGALGRGCGPLVLTQDSNDPSKLSGKRVAVPSERSTAYLLFRLWAAQNVPGGVGEIVVMPFHEIMPAVRDGKIDAGLVIHEARFTYQNYGLTLMQDLGSWWESDTGLPIPLGAIIARRSMDLEALAKWTRASVEYAWAHPEASKDYVASHAQEMAPEVTQAHIDLYVNEFTRDLGEDGYAAIEALLSRAADEGLVPKFDLALLRS, translated from the coding sequence ATGAAAATAGCATTTTCTCCATGTCCAAATGACACATTTGTATTCCACGCCTGGGTGCACGGACTGATTCCGGGTGCACCCGAGCTGGATGTGATGTACGCGGACATCGACATTACGAACCATTTGGCCATCAACACGGAAGGCCCGGAAGTGATGAAAATCTCCTACGCGGCTCTGCCGTGGGTGCTGAATGACTACGCCCTTATTCCGTGCGGAGGAGCTTTGGGCAGAGGGTGCGGGCCACTCGTTCTGACGCAGGACAGCAATGATCCGTCCAAGCTGTCGGGCAAACGGGTAGCTGTTCCTAGCGAACGCTCTACCGCTTACTTGCTGTTCCGCCTCTGGGCAGCGCAAAACGTGCCGGGCGGTGTGGGCGAGATCGTGGTCATGCCTTTCCACGAAATCATGCCGGCTGTGCGCGACGGGAAAATCGACGCCGGACTGGTCATTCACGAGGCCCGTTTTACCTATCAAAACTACGGCTTGACGCTGATGCAGGATCTGGGAAGCTGGTGGGAGTCCGATACGGGGCTGCCGATTCCGCTGGGGGCGATCATCGCTCGCCGCTCCATGGATCTCGAGGCCCTCGCCAAATGGACCCGGGCTTCCGTGGAATACGCATGGGCTCATCCGGAGGCTTCCAAGGACTACGTCGCGAGCCACGCGCAAGAGATGGCGCCAGAGGTGACGCAAGCGCACATCGATTTGTACGTAAACGAGTTCACGAGAGATTTGGGCGAAGACGGGTATGCTGCGATCGAGGCTCTGCTCTCCCGCGCGGCAGACGAGGGGCTCGTCCCGAAATTCGACCTGGCTCTTCTGCGCTCCTAA
- a CDS encoding superoxide dismutase family protein, translating to MNWYQPYGYYPQYVSSQQTYSPSQSYAEIHGGPLAPDLQGYVVFTDVPYGTEVFVEVSGLPAYQPASREHQPIGPFGFHVHDKGACIIGDPADPFTSAGSHWNPTHQPHGNHAGDFPVLFSNDGYARMTFFTNKFRAADVIGKSVIIHQNPDDFRSQPSGNSGKRLACGVIQAG from the coding sequence ATGAATTGGTACCAACCATACGGGTACTACCCGCAGTATGTTTCTTCCCAGCAGACCTACTCTCCCAGCCAATCGTATGCCGAAATTCACGGCGGGCCGCTCGCGCCCGATCTCCAAGGATATGTCGTCTTTACGGATGTTCCCTACGGCACGGAGGTGTTCGTCGAAGTCAGCGGCCTTCCTGCCTATCAGCCCGCAAGCCGCGAGCATCAACCGATCGGTCCTTTCGGCTTTCATGTACATGACAAAGGGGCGTGCATCATCGGCGACCCCGCTGACCCTTTCACATCGGCCGGTTCCCACTGGAACCCGACCCATCAGCCCCACGGCAATCACGCCGGAGACTTCCCCGTCCTTTTTTCCAATGACGGCTATGCCCGCATGACCTTTTTCACGAACAAATTCCGCGCGGCTGACGTCATCGGCAAATCCGTCATCATCCACCAAAACCCGGACGACTTCCGCTCTCAACCGTCCGGCAACTCCGGCAAGCGGCTGGCTTGCGGCGTCATTCAGGCGGGTTAG
- a CDS encoding MDR family MFS transporter yields MTYDKRTIRFITGGLLLGLILASIDQTIVSTAMPSVTKELGGLGMYSWVFSVYMLASTTSMPLYGKMADLFGRKKMYLLGLLLFLAGSLLCGLARDMTELIAFRAVQGLGAGALMPIAFTIIADVYPPERIGKFQGLFSAVFAVSSVLGPAIGGLIVQELDWGWVFFINLPIGIPAFLLVAYSLKEAKGTSRRSIDWAGAVTLCAAILSLLTGMVSIGDGQETAAGQNGLTSGTPWLLAASVVFFALFLWIETKAQEPILPLGLFKLPVIAFGNLAGFFVSAGLFSAIAYIPLYAQGVIGASPSASGYLLTPLMLATVVTSNLGGHLMSKVSYRAILMPSLATMAVGFLLLSWIPADSSLFLLILVLIVIGLGMGAVYPTLGTAAVRAVEPVNRGVATSSSQFFRSIGGTIGVSVTGSLLARKLSAEAGNVTDALHAEQMQHFAGAQTLLDAAARASLPPDVLIALRQALGHSLQMVFLLGFVFVCISLLATFFLGKARLLPIAVPKSGSDEQSAQDS; encoded by the coding sequence ATGACGTATGACAAAAGAACCATCCGCTTCATTACTGGCGGGCTCCTGCTGGGATTGATCCTGGCATCCATCGACCAGACCATCGTGTCTACTGCGATGCCTAGCGTCACCAAGGAGCTGGGAGGGCTCGGGATGTACAGCTGGGTATTCTCCGTCTACATGCTGGCGTCTACCACCTCCATGCCCCTCTACGGAAAAATGGCCGACTTGTTTGGCCGCAAAAAAATGTACTTGCTGGGCTTGTTATTGTTTTTGGCAGGCTCTCTCTTATGCGGATTGGCTCGAGATATGACTGAGCTGATCGCCTTTCGGGCCGTCCAAGGTCTGGGCGCCGGGGCTCTCATGCCGATCGCTTTCACGATCATTGCAGACGTCTACCCTCCTGAGCGTATCGGGAAGTTTCAAGGGTTGTTCAGCGCCGTATTCGCCGTATCGAGCGTGCTCGGGCCAGCCATCGGAGGACTGATTGTCCAGGAGCTGGATTGGGGATGGGTGTTTTTCATCAACCTTCCCATCGGCATTCCGGCGTTCTTGCTCGTCGCGTATTCTTTGAAGGAAGCCAAAGGGACATCCCGACGCTCTATCGACTGGGCTGGAGCCGTCACGCTATGCGCCGCCATCCTCTCCCTGCTCACGGGCATGGTGTCCATCGGGGATGGGCAAGAGACTGCTGCTGGCCAGAATGGGCTCACGTCCGGTACTCCATGGCTGCTGGCGGCCAGCGTCGTCTTTTTCGCTCTGTTTTTGTGGATTGAGACCAAGGCCCAGGAACCGATACTTCCTCTCGGCCTGTTCAAGCTTCCCGTTATCGCTTTCGGCAACCTCGCCGGCTTTTTTGTGAGCGCCGGCCTGTTTTCCGCCATCGCCTACATTCCTTTGTACGCGCAAGGCGTGATCGGAGCAAGCCCATCGGCCTCCGGCTATCTGCTCACTCCGCTTATGCTCGCAACCGTGGTGACGTCGAATCTGGGCGGACATTTGATGAGCAAGGTGTCGTACCGGGCGATCCTGATGCCGAGCCTGGCGACAATGGCCGTCGGATTCCTCCTCTTGTCCTGGATCCCAGCCGATTCGTCCCTCTTCCTGCTGATTCTCGTGCTGATCGTCATTGGCCTCGGTATGGGAGCTGTCTATCCGACGCTGGGAACGGCTGCGGTACGTGCCGTGGAGCCCGTGAACCGGGGAGTGGCCACCTCGTCCTCGCAGTTTTTCCGCTCGATTGGCGGAACGATCGGTGTCAGCGTGACTGGCAGTCTCCTAGCCCGGAAGCTGTCCGCAGAAGCAGGCAACGTCACAGATGCTCTGCATGCTGAGCAAATGCAGCACTTCGCAGGAGCCCAGACCCTTCTGGACGCAGCCGCTCGTGCTTCCCTGCCTCCGGATGTCTTGATCGCACTCCGTCAGGCGCTCGGCCATTCGTTGCAGATGGTCTTTTTGCTCGGTTTTGTCTTCGTATGTATCAGCTTGCTGGCCACTTTCTTTCTCGGAAAAGCGAGATTGCTTCCGATTGCCGTCCCGAAGTCCGGCTCCGACGAGCAATCCGCCCAGGATTCCTGA
- a CDS encoding antibiotic biosynthesis monooxygenase, translated as MFARMVFFKLEPGSRRLAEQVVQELNLISRQQKGFRGNAYFFEDGKGEYAALNYWESKKDAESANAIMFPYFQAAVRDVVKEEPALRIFEVYDPLEKLPLDTTASLYDY; from the coding sequence ATGTTTGCGCGCATGGTCTTTTTCAAGCTGGAGCCTGGCAGCAGACGGCTGGCAGAGCAGGTCGTCCAGGAGCTGAATCTCATCTCGCGGCAGCAGAAGGGCTTTCGCGGCAACGCCTACTTCTTCGAGGATGGAAAGGGAGAATACGCCGCCCTTAACTATTGGGAGTCGAAAAAAGACGCGGAGTCGGCGAACGCGATCATGTTCCCGTATTTTCAAGCGGCCGTCCGGGACGTGGTGAAAGAGGAGCCTGCTTTGCGCATCTTTGAAGTCTACGATCCGCTGGAAAAGCTGCCGCTCGATACGACCGCCAGCCTTTACGATTATTAA
- a CDS encoding YjdF family protein: protein MKLTVYHDGQFWVGVVEEYGKGKVMAGRYVFGAEPNDQEILAFVLQQIDAVTSRLSQAVEQGRAAGERRVNPKRLARQVAREMECKGVSSYAQEAIQREYEQRKKERQTSTRQQKEMHKERLREIKRQKAKAKHRGK from the coding sequence ATGAAGCTGACTGTGTACCATGACGGTCAATTTTGGGTAGGTGTTGTGGAAGAGTATGGAAAAGGAAAGGTCATGGCGGGCAGATACGTATTTGGTGCAGAGCCCAACGATCAGGAAATTCTGGCGTTCGTCTTGCAACAGATCGACGCGGTGACGAGCAGGCTGTCGCAAGCCGTGGAACAGGGCCGAGCCGCTGGCGAGCGCAGGGTGAATCCGAAGCGGCTGGCGAGGCAGGTCGCGCGCGAAATGGAGTGCAAAGGCGTCTCCTCCTATGCGCAGGAGGCCATCCAGCGAGAGTATGAGCAGAGGAAAAAGGAGAGGCAGACCAGCACTCGCCAGCAAAAGGAAATGCACAAGGAGCGGCTGCGGGAAATCAAGCGCCAAAAGGCCAAGGCGAAGCACCGCGGCAAATAG
- the bshB2 gene encoding bacillithiol biosynthesis deacetylase BshB2, with protein MERILVVLPHPDDEAFGLSGTLAKHIKNGAHVTYACLTLGEMGRNMGNPPFATRVTLPSIRKKELEESCRAIGIQDLRLLGFHDKTIEFEDQELLDGKIDAIIQEIHPTMIFTFYPGYSVHPDHDACGAAVVRTVARIPKAERPPVYCLAFAKNLEQGIGRPDVFHDVKDFLPQKIKSILAHRSQFQVAELLNYDEQITKEIQDRFGTERFWTYPFQ; from the coding sequence ATGGAACGCATTCTTGTTGTGCTGCCTCATCCGGATGACGAGGCATTTGGATTATCGGGTACGCTAGCGAAGCATATCAAAAACGGCGCTCACGTCACCTACGCCTGCCTGACGCTGGGTGAAATGGGGCGAAACATGGGAAATCCCCCTTTTGCTACACGAGTGACGCTTCCTTCCATCCGCAAGAAGGAGCTGGAGGAATCCTGCCGCGCTATCGGAATCCAGGATCTGCGCCTGCTCGGCTTTCATGACAAGACGATCGAATTCGAGGACCAGGAGCTGCTGGACGGAAAGATCGATGCCATCATCCAGGAAATTCATCCGACGATGATCTTCACATTCTATCCAGGGTACAGCGTGCATCCGGATCACGATGCGTGCGGAGCTGCCGTCGTGCGCACCGTAGCGAGAATCCCCAAAGCGGAAAGGCCGCCGGTCTACTGCCTGGCCTTTGCCAAAAATTTGGAGCAAGGAATCGGCCGCCCCGACGTGTTTCACGATGTAAAAGACTTCTTGCCGCAAAAGATCAAGTCGATCCTGGCCCACCGCTCGCAGTTCCAGGTAGCCGAGCTGTTGAACTACGACGAGCAAATCACCAAGGAAATCCAGGACCGGTTCGGCACCGAGCGCTTCTGGACATACCCCTTCCAATAA
- a CDS encoding YojF family protein — protein sequence MQLINQEDVQRRIDNLKDQEVYIHLEMTTGAYAAHFDSSKHPAANFITNAVIRFSHGSISGNGPYRVGLKMGQGWVYSEGLTHYEETETERLIMAGHDSQGKLIVSLQLSRQPF from the coding sequence ATGCAGCTTATCAATCAAGAGGATGTCCAACGCAGAATCGACAACCTGAAGGATCAAGAGGTATATATTCACCTGGAAATGACCACGGGGGCATACGCTGCCCATTTTGACAGTTCGAAGCACCCGGCTGCGAACTTCATCACCAATGCCGTCATACGATTCTCTCATGGATCCATCTCAGGAAACGGTCCGTATCGGGTCGGGTTGAAAATGGGGCAAGGATGGGTGTACTCCGAAGGGTTGACTCATTATGAGGAAACCGAAACGGAAAGACTGATAATGGCAGGGCATGACAGTCAGGGCAAGCTGATCGTATCCTTGCAGCTGAGCAGACAGCCCTTTTAA
- a CDS encoding DinB family protein — MEALREEYHRGYTMLREAIQGLSEEELRFKPAPDKWSIHQILIHVTDSEILSTHRLKKVLAEDEPLLISFDQNAWVKQLDYDSLDREQHLLLFHMLRASMRPILDQLTDEQAERVGVYPDAERFTFLQLLEFRVQHVRDHLAQIQRVRDAYRQSQG; from the coding sequence ATGGAAGCGTTACGTGAGGAGTACCACCGCGGATACACGATGCTGCGGGAAGCCATACAGGGATTGAGTGAAGAGGAGCTCCGTTTCAAGCCCGCACCAGACAAATGGAGCATCCATCAAATTCTCATCCATGTGACGGATTCCGAGATTTTGTCTACCCACCGATTGAAAAAAGTCTTGGCGGAGGACGAACCCCTCCTGATTTCGTTTGACCAAAACGCATGGGTGAAGCAGCTGGACTATGATTCCCTGGACCGGGAACAGCACCTGCTCCTGTTTCACATGCTGCGCGCCAGCATGCGGCCGATTCTGGACCAACTGACGGACGAACAAGCCGAGCGGGTAGGGGTGTATCCTGATGCGGAACGTTTTACCTTTTTACAGCTGCTGGAATTCCGCGTCCAGCATGTCCGGGATCACCTCGCCCAGATCCAGCGGGTGCGGGATGCGTATCGGCAGAGCCAAGGGTAA
- a CDS encoding LysR family transcriptional regulator: MKMNMNNLRIFAIVADKLNITEASKELFISQPAVSKAVKNLETSLNVRLFLRDKHHGLVLTETGKEILALARQMLALEDKIVQIADQENNLLRGKVKIGSFPAASTNLLPDAIALFRSSYPLVRIELAEGTSSQIKEWVDHRTVDVGIVASPFDGFDFEAIIQDHMVAVIPKHHPLQRENKIDIEAYRDEIIYCKGGHETALSAVLLKNQIALSDNLTVQTADTLLQLVAKNLGIGIISNFTLSSVAHDLLVKDTHPKITRDIGIISRSFEEASPAVKKFVDIICRLSRDRQKKSFSSSFLGATITENGLKNEEGEHGSVT; encoded by the coding sequence ATAAAGATGAACATGAACAATCTCAGGATCTTTGCAATCGTCGCGGACAAACTGAATATCACTGAGGCTTCCAAAGAGCTGTTTATTTCCCAGCCGGCTGTCAGCAAGGCGGTCAAAAACCTGGAAACCTCTTTGAATGTCCGCTTGTTTTTGCGGGATAAGCATCACGGGCTTGTCCTGACGGAGACCGGCAAGGAAATTTTGGCGCTGGCCAGACAGATGCTGGCCCTCGAGGACAAGATCGTCCAAATTGCCGATCAGGAAAACAACCTGCTGCGAGGAAAAGTAAAAATCGGCTCGTTTCCTGCCGCGTCAACTAATCTGCTCCCGGATGCCATCGCCTTGTTCCGATCCAGTTACCCATTGGTCCGTATCGAGCTTGCGGAAGGGACCTCCAGTCAAATCAAGGAATGGGTGGATCATCGCACGGTAGACGTGGGGATCGTCGCCTCCCCTTTCGATGGCTTTGATTTTGAAGCGATCATCCAGGATCACATGGTCGCGGTCATTCCGAAGCATCATCCGTTACAGCGTGAAAACAAAATCGACATCGAAGCATATCGGGATGAAATCATCTATTGCAAAGGCGGTCACGAAACCGCCCTTTCCGCGGTACTGCTGAAAAATCAGATTGCCCTCAGCGACAACCTGACTGTCCAGACTGCCGACACGCTGCTCCAGCTGGTGGCAAAAAATCTGGGCATCGGCATCATTTCGAATTTTACCCTTTCTTCTGTTGCTCACGATTTATTGGTCAAGGACACTCATCCAAAAATCACCCGGGATATCGGGATTATTTCCCGTTCCTTCGAAGAGGCTTCACCCGCGGTAAAGAAGTTCGTCGACATCATCTGCCGATTGAGCAGAGATAGACAAAAGAAATCATTTTCCAGTTCCTTCCTTGGTGCTACAATAACCGAAAATGGGCTGAAAAATGAGGAGGGGGAACATGGAAGCGTTACGTGA
- a CDS encoding MFS transporter: protein MVTAVFTLSNSATPLYVHWQREIGFSNGTLTLVFAAYIAGLLATLLFAGQLSDRFGRKPVLFPGLAAAVFSCVLFSFASSVAVLLIARFLTGVAVGAIVSAGMAAVVDAGGSCHRQSASLAASVAMVSGAGLGPLLAGILAEGLAQPIVPIYSIQLVMIGSAFWVAAALPVKGRAGLHQERFRFRLPGIPAANRLHLACGISVFAPGITATSFLLSLGPSLFAKLLHVASPLVAGGTACVMFISATGVQFAMKMLPIRTIFRNGAAATILSMCFTTVAVTASSAWALVLAAILAGAGQGLGQLGGLTLIGLHVPVERRAEANAVLHIGGYIPAALLPVCSGYLIDVTGLATGATIFAVILSVAAMTAAIFTRARLKANAT from the coding sequence ATGGTTACAGCGGTCTTTACTTTGTCGAACTCCGCCACGCCGCTTTATGTCCATTGGCAGCGGGAGATCGGTTTTTCCAACGGCACGTTAACACTGGTCTTCGCTGCTTATATCGCGGGTCTGCTCGCGACTCTGCTGTTCGCGGGCCAGCTGTCGGACCGGTTCGGCCGCAAGCCGGTGCTTTTTCCTGGACTGGCTGCCGCTGTTTTTTCATGCGTTCTGTTTTCTTTTGCGTCTTCAGTGGCTGTTCTTCTGATCGCTCGGTTTCTGACGGGAGTGGCTGTAGGGGCGATTGTATCGGCAGGAATGGCAGCAGTAGTGGATGCAGGCGGTTCTTGCCATAGGCAGTCGGCTTCCTTGGCGGCATCTGTCGCGATGGTGTCTGGAGCGGGATTGGGCCCCTTGCTTGCGGGGATCTTGGCAGAGGGGCTGGCTCAACCGATTGTGCCTATCTACTCCATTCAGCTAGTCATGATAGGCAGTGCTTTTTGGGTGGCTGCCGCCCTTCCGGTGAAAGGCAGAGCCGGTCTTCATCAGGAACGCTTTCGTTTCCGCCTGCCGGGCATACCTGCTGCCAATCGTCTTCACCTCGCATGCGGAATCTCCGTTTTTGCACCTGGCATTACGGCTACTTCGTTTTTGTTGTCGCTTGGCCCCTCGCTTTTTGCAAAGCTTCTCCATGTGGCGAGCCCTCTTGTGGCGGGAGGAACAGCGTGCGTGATGTTCATCTCGGCAACAGGAGTCCAGTTCGCCATGAAAATGTTGCCGATCCGCACCATTTTCCGGAACGGCGCAGCTGCCACCATCCTGTCCATGTGCTTCACTACGGTTGCTGTAACCGCATCGTCTGCCTGGGCACTCGTGCTTGCCGCGATCCTGGCCGGAGCTGGTCAAGGTCTCGGTCAGCTCGGCGGCCTGACGCTGATCGGCCTGCACGTGCCGGTGGAGCGGAGAGCGGAGGCGAATGCCGTCCTCCATATCGGCGGTTACATTCCGGCTGCGCTCTTGCCGGTGTGCTCCGGTTATCTCATCGATGTGACGGGACTGGCAACCGGGGCGACGATCTTTGCAGTCATCTTGTCCGTGGCGGCGATGACTGCGGCGATTTTTACCCGTGCACGCTTGAAGGCGAACGCCACATAA
- a CDS encoding delta-aminolevulinic acid dehydratase produces the protein MSKPVMNVALVCGPDCDMETQALRASLEYFGARVFPYWIGRPNDFISVLSGEDIYPDTDMIVLCFHGDEGKLLMPELGEDVYEPGEPAGDFGSDEILRFAKLEGKVVIGNGCTLGDPVLAQAFLDRGCRLYIGPNDYPDGNAALLFVLRLFYEIIQNGKSTEEAYQAALSMGNEFSMYHLYENSHLLEQG, from the coding sequence ATGAGCAAACCCGTGATGAACGTCGCTCTGGTATGCGGGCCGGACTGCGACATGGAGACACAGGCGCTGCGTGCCTCACTTGAATATTTCGGGGCCAGAGTCTTTCCCTACTGGATCGGCAGGCCGAACGATTTCATTTCCGTCTTGTCCGGCGAAGACATTTATCCGGACACCGATATGATCGTCCTTTGCTTCCACGGTGATGAAGGAAAGCTCCTCATGCCGGAATTGGGCGAAGACGTGTACGAGCCGGGGGAACCTGCAGGCGATTTTGGTTCGGATGAAATTCTTCGCTTTGCGAAGCTGGAGGGAAAAGTCGTCATCGGCAACGGATGCACTCTCGGCGATCCGGTTTTGGCGCAAGCTTTTCTGGACCGTGGCTGCCGGCTGTATATCGGACCGAACGACTATCCGGATGGAAATGCAGCGCTTCTCTTTGTCCTGCGGCTTTTCTACGAAATCATCCAAAACGGGAAAAGCACGGAAGAAGCGTATCAGGCCGCCCTGTCCATGGGGAACGAATTTTCCATGTACCACCTTTATGAAAACAGCCATCTGCTGGAACAAGGATGA